ACTTGACCCAGTCAAGAATGTTGGATTTGGCCGGCAACCCTTAAAACAGGACTACTTCAAGACAGTCGGAAACCCTTTTCCCCAACGGTGTCGATCTTAACTATCCTTTCACTACCACTCGTGGACCTCCTGATGTTGCTGAATACAACTTGGAAACTGCCGAAGGTGTGTACCGTGACCCCACCATCAATGAGGGTGAGGAAGAGTTGGTTACTTGGGAACTTAATGACCCCGAAAACCCCCACAACTGGTCTAGATTGTGGAAATGGTACATTACTATTGTAAACTCCTTACTTGTCGTTTGTAGTGCTTTTGGTTCTTCCGTTATTGCTGGTGATCTTGAGGATGTTAGTCGTGATTTGAAAGTCGGCCCTGAAGTTGCTAACTTATCTTGTTCTTTGATGGTCGTCGGTTTTGGTATCGGTCCCTTGGTTATTTCGCCTCTAAGTGAAATGATTGGTCGTCgtattgtttatttggTTACTTTGATGATTTATATTGTTTTGCAAATCCCTTGTGCTTTGGCTCCAAATATCGCTTGTTTGCTTATCGTTCGTTTCTTCTGTGGTTGCTTTGGCTGCACACCTCTTACCTTGGCTGGTGGTGTAATTTCGGATGTCTGGGAAACTCGTGAACGTGGTCTGGCTATTGCTTTCTTTGCCGCTGGTCCTTATGCCGGCCCTACTCTTGGTCCATTAGTAGGTGGTTGGATTGGTGTCGGTACTGGTGATTTCCGTTGGATTTTCTGGGTCAACATGATCTACATGTTTGTCATGTATCTTACTTTGCTTCCCGTTCCTGAAACTTATGCCCCTGTACTTTTGCGTTGGCGTGCTCAAAGGATTCGTAAGGAAACAGGTCGTCAAGTGTTTACCGCCCAAGAGAAACAAATGCTTTCCTTCAAAGAAATCGTTCAAGTTAACCTTACGCGTCCCCTTACCCTTCTACTTACCGAACCCATTCTTGTTTGTATTTCTGGTTATATTGCCTTGATTTATGCCCTGTTGTATGGTTATTTCTTTGCATATCCCAACGTGTTTGTCAAGGGTAAGGGTTACAACGAGGGTATTACTGGCTTGATGTTTATTCCCATTTTGGTAGGTGTCGTCGGTGCTTTGAGTACTACTCCCTTCCTTGAAAAACAATATATGGCCAAGTTAGATGCAAACAATGGTAAGTCTGTTCCTGAATGGCGTTTGGTCGGTATGTGTATCGCTTCTCCTTTCATTCCTACTGgtcttttgatttttgcaTGGACAAGTTTCCCCAGACTTATTTGGATTGGTCCTGCTTTTAGTGGTGCTCCTTTCGGTTATGGTATGGTGTTGTTTTACTTTAGTGCCAACAATTATCTTATCGATGTATATCAAAATTACTGTGCGTCAGCATTGGCTGCTAAAACAATGGTTCGTTCCGCAGGTGGTGCCGCTTTCCCTCTTTTCATTGATTATATGATGGATGGTATGACTCGTCAATGGGCCTTCTTTTTGTTGGGTATGGTTGCCGTTGCCGCTATTCCCATTCCTTTCACCTTTTACTTGTTTGGTGATAAGATTCGGGCTAGATCCAAGGCCGCTATTGTTTAAAACAGCTTGTTTtgtgtcttttttttcgttatGCATTTGGTTTGCGTTGTGTACATGCAAGGAATTTAAAGCCTCTATTATTTCAGTTGGCTATCccacttttttaaaagatatgCCAACAATCTTGGCTTCGTAAAGCGGTCAGAATTTGCtgctttgcttttttcgCCTCAGGGATCATTCCATAAGTGAACTTAGATATGTTCCTTAAGCATGCTTCCACCTATCCAttgctaaaattttttaaaattctttagcTCATGTCCCCACAGTTTCAGTTTGGGTTTGGGATTTCTTGAATTTGTCTCCAATATTGGTGCACCGTTGCGTTTGAGAAGCTGccttaatatttaaataatgtCCAAGCTTCATAGAAATCgtggtttttttttaatttcatgTATGCGGTTTTGTGTTTGAAAGTTTTACGTTACTATTATGACGGAATTTACCACGTGTATTCTGGTTATC
This region of Schizosaccharomyces pombe strain 972h- genome assembly, chromosome: II genomic DNA includes:
- a CDS encoding spermine family transporter, encoding MPLEKTNTHDSTATVEDQEATDNPMHLTQSRIQSETLFPNGVDLNYPFTTTRGPPDVAEYNLETAEGVYRDPTINEGEEELVTWELNDPENPHNWSRLWKWYITIVNSLLVVCSAFGSSVIAGDLEDVSRDLKVGPEVANLSCSLMVVGFGIGPLVISPLSEMIGRRIVYLVTLMIYIVLQIPCALAPNIACLLIVRFFCGCFGCTPLTLAGGVISDVWETRERGLAIAFFAAGPYAGPTLGPLVGGWIGVGTGDFRWIFWVNMIYMFVMYLTLLPVPETYAPVLLRWRAQRIRKETGRQVFTAQEKQMLSFKEIVQVNLTRPLTLLLTEPILVCISGYIALIYALLYGYFFAYPNVFVKGKGYNEGITGLMFIPILVGVVGALSTTPFLEKQYMAKLDANNGKSVPEWRLVGMCIASPFIPTGLLIFAWTSFPRLIWIGPAFSGAPFGYGMVLFYFSANNYLIDVYQNYCASALAAKTMVRSAGGAAFPLFIDYMMDGMTRQWAFFLLGMVAVAAIPIPFTFYLFGDKIRARSKAAIV